In Spiroplasma chinense, the DNA window TCTTTTCCTTTATCTGGATCATATGCAAAATTTGCTCTATTTGCTTCTTGTTCCTCAGTTAAAGTTTTATTTTGATAAGTTATTCCTAAACGATATGCTGAGTTAAGACCAAAGTCTCGATACATTGCTTCACTATCAAGAATAGCTCCACTTCAAAGAACTCCGTCAGGTGCAACCTTATACATTTTTATTGTAATATTGCTTGCTGCAAAGTCAATTTCACCATCATTTGGATTAGTTGGATCTTTACTGTATGCAATTAATGTTAAGAAGTCGTCAAGTACTTTTTGACTTTGACTAGTTGAAAGACCTGGTGAATTTACATCTTCATCTTGGTCAATTATCCTCATAGCATTAAAGTTTTGGATAATTGCACTAACTTCTGCTTTTTCACCTGAAGTTAAGTAATTTGCACTTTCAACAACTTTTGCATTTTTATTTAAAGCACTTCATCAACCGTTTAAAACAGTTTTTCCATATGCTAAATCTTCATCTGTATTTTCATAAATTGGGTTTTTTCTATCTAATAGTGATTTAAACAGAATTGCATAAATTCTGTTTTTAAACCTCACATTAATATGAGTAACATTAATTCCTTCACCAATATAAATTTGGTTATCATAATCTAATAAGTAGCTGTTTAAGTATTCTGTAATTTCTTTTTGTGTTTCTTTATTACCTAAAGTTTCATTAATAATATCTGATTCCATCATAATATTATTTACAAAGTCTGTTGTTGAAGGAGTATAACCTAAAATTCCTCCAGGTACAGAAACATCATTTGGATCAAAAATACCATCTAAACCAATTAATTGTGAAGAGTTTACAAAACCTTGGTAAATAGCACCTCTATTTTTTGTTTGCTCATGAGTTGATTGGTTAATTGGTGTAATTGCTGAAGGATAAACTCCATTTTCATCCATTCAAATGGCATTTGGATTAGATTCTTCTACAACAATTTCTCCGTCACTATCTACAACGATTCTTTTATTAACATTAATTCTTGCATAAGCTGGATCTCCAACACCAACTCAACCTAATTTTTCTTCATCTAAAAATGTAACAGAAATTGACCATTCATCATTATTAACCATTCATCCACTAACATTTTTACCAATAGATTGAAGAGCATTTTCATCTCCTCCTCCATATAGGTCGTTAAAACTTCATCTAGAAGCCTGTCACTGCATTTTTCCAGCAATTCACCCATATCCAGGAACTTTTGAAGAAATTTGGTTTAAAAGTAGGTTAGCCATAATAAAAACTTTCATACTTCCCAATAACATTTGCTTTGAAGATGAACTAGTGTCAGTATTTCCACCCAATAGTTGAATAAGTTTTAATGATTCTTCTTTTGAAACATTTCCACCAAATTTGATTTTATAGTCTTTTAATATTTTTTCATTTAAACTTGTAATACCCAATATTCTTTCATCTTCAGTGTAACCAGATGACATACCAGCCCCGCCACGACATGCCACAACCAGAGAGGCACTTGATGAAAGTAAAATTGATGTCATTAATAGATTTATCAGTTTTTTCATATCATTACCCTCCCCTTATTAGAATAATTATACCAAAAAAAGTGTTATTAATATTTTTCTCAAAACTTTATTCATATAAAAAACCCTACAAATAGGGTTTTAAATTGCTTATTCTTTTTTTGATTTTCTACTAGCTTTTGCTTGAGCTTTAGCTTCCATTCTATCAAGTTTTTCAGCTCTTTTTGTTTCTTTTCAAGCAGCATATTTTGCTTTTAAAATATCAATACCTTTTTGTATTTGTCTTCCAACTCAACATAAAGCCATTCAAATACTTCAACCAATAATAATTACTGCAAATACGCAACCAACTCCATAATAAAGAAAAGCACAAATTCCAGCAACTCTTTGCATAAAGTTATTTGTAAATGCTCCTGGAATTGCTCCAAAAGTGTGTTGAGGTAGTATTCCCCCACCCCCAGCATAACTTATAAGTCCAGGGATTAATAAAAATACTACAGCAATTCCACTAAAATGATAGAAAGTAGATCATTTCATGTATTTTTCTTTTGGAACATCAATATATTTATCACTTAATTTTTCTTGAATAAATCAATTTGCAAATGTAAAGTAAAGAACTGGGATTATTGGAATTATCGGGATAAAACCAACAATTGTTGCTGCAAAAATAAATCCTTGTGCAGCATTTGGTTCAGTCCTAGAATCACCCAATAATGCGTGAAGTCCATTAAATCAGTAATAAAATCCACTTCTATTATGAGGAACTACCATTGAAAGAGTTAACATTAAGAATTGAAATATCAACATACAACAAATGATAAATACCATTCAAAACATTTTATATTTTCTTTTATATGGTTTTAATTTTAATAAGAAAATACTAAATTTTTTCATAAGTTCCCCCTATTTCTACATAGAATTATTTTAAATTAATTTCTTCTTAATTACTTTATATTTAGAGAAAAAAATTAATATTGAACCTTTATTTTAGTCTATTTTAGTTAAAATAAGTAAAGACGAGGTGAAAGTTTTGAAAGTACATAAAGTAACCCCAAGAGGTTTTTGTTTGGGTGTTGTAAAGTCTATAAAAATGGCAAAAGATGCTTTAAGACTTTACCCAAACAAAGACATTTATATGATAGGTTTGTTAGTTCACAACAAAATTGTTGTAAGTGAACTTGAAGAATTGGGCATAAAAATGTTAGATGATTGAAAAATACCAAGAGAAGAGTTGATTAAAACTATACCCAAAGATAGCGTTGTAATTTTATCAGCTCATGGAACTAATAAAAAAGTTATAGAACTTGCAAATCAACTTGGTTTGATTTGCATTGATACTAAATGTGAATGAGTTTTAGAAACTGAGCAATTAATTGAAAAACACTTAAATTTAGGTTATAAAGTAATATTTATTGGAAAAGAAAATCACCCAGAAACTTTAGCATTAACAAGTTTGGATAAAGAAAATATCTATCTTGTCACAAATATAGAACAAGTAAATGAATTGAATATAAAATGTGACAAGATTTTTGCCACTAATCAAACTACTTTATCAATAATTGATACAGATTTAATATATAAAGCTATTAGTTTAAAATATCCTCAAGTTTTAATTAAAAACGATATTTGTGAAGCAACTTATGTTAGACAAAATGCTGTCTTACAATTAAATGAAAAAGAAATTCAATTACTTTATGTAGTTGGTGACAAAAGAAGTAACAATACTATGAAACTGGTAGAATTGGGTATTCAAAAAAATATTCGTACCATAAGAATTGATACAAAAAACGATATAAATTTAGAAGACTTGAAAAATGTTGAAACAGTTGCAATAACAGCTGGTGCTTCAACAAGTAGTGTTGTACAAAATCAAGTTATAAAATTTTTAGAAGAATTGTAAAAAAAATCAGCTTAATTAAAAGCTGATTTTTTTAAACGTATTGAAATAAGTTTTTAATATCAAAGTCACAAACTACTAAATCATCTCCAAATGTTTTAAATAATTTAACTTTAATATCATCAATAAAATGGTTTTCCATGTAGTGACCTAAAGTAAACATATCGATTTTATTTTGATCTGCATAAAGTCATTCATGTCATTTAGCTTCTCCTGTTACAAACATAACATCTTTTAATTGTAAGAATTTCATTGTATCTGCACCACTTCCTGGTGTTAAATAAATTCTATCAACCATTTTTTCCATGTCTGTATTTTTAGTTAATAAACTATTTTGTTTTCCAAAAATAAATTTCAACTTATCAACTATTTCTTTAATAGAAATATCTCTTAGGAATTTAATTTTGTAACCTTCGTTGAATTCTCCAACGCTATCTGTACTCTTGATATTAAATTGAGTTTCTAATAAGTCTATTAAGTTATTGTTTGGACTATTGTCATAGTTTGTGTGAATTGAAAAGACTTGAATTTCATTCTCTAATAATAAGTCATAAATTTCTTTTTTTGCTAAGTCTTTTAATTCTTCTTCAACTTCTCCAAAAAGAAATGGATGTCTTGAAATAATAAAGTTTGAATTAATTTCAATTGCTTTTTCCACAACCTCTTTTGTTAAATCTAAACAGATAACAACTTTTTCAATCTCATCTTGACTTTCAAGGTTGTACACTTCTTCTATTTGTAATCCTACTTTATCTCAATCGGCAGCAGCCGATTGAGGAAAAAGATCATTCAAATAGTTTATTAAGCTATTAGCTTTAATCTTTGCCATTAATTACTGTTCTCCTTCTTAAGCATTTTAGTTATAATATTTTTTCGCTTTAAAAATTCTTTATATTTTTTTTCATTTTTAGGAATTTGATTTAACAATGTAGTTAATTTTTGTTCCTCTTCCATTCACTTTGTTAAAAAGTATTGGTTATGTTTTGTTTTATAAAGAATAGGTCCAAAAATTAAATCTTCTTTAGTTTTAATTTTTTGACCTGCAAATTTATTTATTTTAATAATTTCATAAATTATGTCATTATCTAAAATAATTTCTTCGCGTTCAATAAAATATTTTTTACTTTTTGCTCATTTTCTAATAGGTTCAACATCTGTGTTAGAAGATATAACATAACAATCAATGTTTTTGCAGTCATCTTCCAATATTTTTAGAATGGTACCTGAACCCATTCCCGCCATAATACAAGAAGAGATTTTTAAATCTTTTTCTCGTATTCATTCTATTCCATCTGCCAATAAAAGTTCGATTTTGTCAGCAACTCCAAAGCTCATAATATTGTTCTTTGCAACAGCTAATGGTTTTTCATTTATATCTGTTGCAAAGATTTTAGAAGCTCTTTTGTCTTTTGCTAAATAGATAGAAAGATATGCGTGGTCTGTCCCAATATCTGCCACTACTTCTCTATCTGAAATCATATTTGCTATTGCAAATAATCTGGGTGTTAAGAAACTCATGTTTAGCCTTTAAAGAAGTCCCTTAAAACTTTTGCTTTTGGATTTGAAGCAGAAGGTTTGAATTTTCTAATTGTTTTTGCTTCAATTTGACGGATTCTTTCTCTAGTAACTTTTAATTCTTTACCAACTTCTTCTAAAGTTTTTGGTGAATCATATTTTGATAAATGTAATTGAATTAGTTTGTGTTTGTATCTTTGCACTTTTTCAATTGAAGTGTCGTAATGAACATCTAAAACGCTGATAGCTTCTTTTAAGTCTTCATAAGTTTCATCTTCACACTCTTGTGCAAGTCTAACTAAAGTTCTTAGTTTTGTTGGTAAAATACCAAATCTCATTCTAATAACTTTTTCTTCTCTTGGTTGTAAGATTTCTGCAAATACATCATCAATAACTTCTCTTAAAGCTTCTTTTTCAGCATATTCATCTGGTGAAGAGATATCTTTATCTTCAACAAAGTCTCCAAAGTGAGTATCATCTTCATCTCCAAATGGTTTTTCTAAACTAACTGGTTCAATTGAAAGTTTTTTAATTTCAACAACTTTTTGAGGAGTAATTCCTTTTCCAAATTTCTTTGCAATTTCTTTTGAAGTAGGTTCTCTTCCTAACTCTTGAGTTAATTGTCTTTCAATTCTTGTTAATTTATTAATTGTTTCAACCATGTGAACTGGAATTCTAATTGTTCTTGCTTGGTCAGCAATAGCTCTTGTAATTGCCTGACGAATTCATCATGTTGCATAAGTTGAAAATTTAAATCCTTTTTTGTAATCAAATTTGTCAACGGCTTTCATTAAACCAATATTTCCTTCTTCGATTAAATCTGCAAAGTCTAATCCACGGTTTAAGTGTTTACGAGCAACTGAAATAACAAGTTTTAGGTTTGAAGTAATTAATTTATCTCTACCTTCTTTTGCAATTTCTGGATCTTCATCTTCTAACATTTTTGCATATTCAACTTCTTCATCTTTTGTAAGAATTTTTGAAGAACCGATTTGGTTAAAGTAAGATTTAATGATATCTTGAATTTTAGTATCATTACTAATTCCACCAACTCTGTATTTTACAGGTCCTGAGTTTTGGTTTGCTTTTTTAAGATCTTTTTGTTGTCTTTTTCTTTCTGCAAAACCTTCTGCAAGTTCTGATGCAGTTTCTTCGTCTCCATCTTCGTCGTCATTATCTTCTATTGAAGATAAACTTTCTAAGTCCTCTTCATCTAAAAGTTCATCAGTGAATACTACATTCTTTTTGCTTAATTCTTCGTATAGTTCTTCAATTTCAGATTCTTCAACATCTTTAAATTTTTTGAATAATACGTCTTGTAATTCTTCTTGAGAAATTTCATTATCATTCTTTTCTAAGTAGTTAAAAAGATATGATTTAAATTCTTCCATTGTTTCAAATTTTTTTAAATTAAGTGCCATTTTTATTCTCTCCATTTACTTTCTATTTGCTTTATTTTTTCTAACAACCATTCAATTCTTTCTAAATAAGTTTTTTGTAATTCATAATCATTTGTAGAATCTATTTTTTCTTTATATTCAATTACTTCCATAGCTATTTTATAAACTTCTATTTTATCAAATGCATCTTCAATTGCTTTCTTAGTTTTAATTCCAGTTTCTTCTAAGAATAAGATGTTTTTCATATAATAAATAACTTCTTCAAGTTTTTTATTAAAATTTGAAAGTTCATTTGCTATTTGTTGGAAATCATCACCGTTATAGTTGTTACTCTTATATTTTTCAATAATAAATTTTGCTATAAGTTTTAGATTTGTATTTTCAAATCTAACTGAATTTTTCTCAATCAGTTCTAAGTTTTCATTACTTTTAAGTAAATCTAAAATTATTCCTGCTTCTGAAAAATTCTTTTTAGCTTTTGCTCTTGCAAATAATATATCTAAGTTATTTTTAGATATTGATTTATTATTATTGGATGGGCTTACAGCTTGATGGTTTTCTTTGACTACTTGGTCAAAGTCATTTAGTGATTCCATAAAGAAACCACCTTGTTCCTCATCAGGTCCAGCCATTCAATGATCTTCAATCATTTCATTATTAACAAACCCTTGTTCGTCATAAACATTAGATATTTCTCTTTCTATAATAGGTGTTGGTTCACTTATTACAGGATTATTTTTTAACTTTGTAAAATAATTTAAAATTGTTTCTTCATTAATTCCAGTTAAGTTAGAAAGTTTTGAAATAGAACTTTCTCTTACAATTAAATTGGTTTCGTGAGAAATAATTTCAACCATATTATTTACAAAATCACTAAGTTGATTTGAGTCTTTAATATTGTATTGCCCTTGATAATACTCAAAAGCAAAATCAATTGGATGTAAAGACTCTTTTATCATTTGATTAATTAAATTAGTTTCACCAGCAATGACCAATTCATCAGGATCTTTGCCGGTCTTATTTGAGATAACAGTTACATTTATTTTTCTGTCCATTAAAAACATTGCCGTTTTTAATGAGGCTTTAACTCCAGCTTTATCACCGTCTAAAAATAATTTAAAATTCTTTGTAACTTTTGAAAACAGTTTTACATGAAAATCAGTAAAACTAGTTCCCATAATAGCTACAGAGTTGAAAATACCAACTCTTTCTAAACTAATAACGTCCATAAAACCTTCTAAAATTAATATTTCATTTTTGACTCTAATCTCTTTTTTTGCATTTGAAAAGTTATAAGCCAATTGTGATTTTTTAAAAACAATATTTTCCATACTGTTTTTATATTTGGGTTCGTCACCCTCTTTAAAAGCTCTTCCAGAAAATCCAATAGTATTTCCTTCATCATCTAATATTGGAAATACTATTCTGTTTTCAAAAAAACATTTGTTACTAATTCCTTTTGAATAAATCAAACCAGAATTAACAATATCTTTTTTTTCAAAACCTTTTTTTATTAAATATTCATACAATTCAACTTCACTAGCTGCATACCCGATATTAAATTTAGATATTTCGCCTTTTTTTATGAATCTTTCATTTAAATAAGCTCTTGCAAGTTTTGCGTGATTTGAAATTATCAAACCATTAAAAAAATCTGCAGCAGCTTTATTAATTTCAAGAACTCTAGATTCAGCTGTCGTATGTTTTGGAGCTTCTCGCCCTTCATTAAGACCATCAATTTTTAAGTTGTAGTCTTTTGAAATAATGCTTAATGCTTTAAAAAAAGTTACATTATTAAATTCTTGCACGAAGGTAATTACATTACCCCCAGTTCCACAAACAAAACATTTAAAAATCTTTTTGTCTGGTGAAATATGCATTGAAGGATCTGAGTCATCGTGGAATGGACATATAGAAAGATAATTTCTACCTTTTTTTTGTACATCTATATACTTGCTAACCACATCAACTATATCTACTTTATTAATAAGGTTGTCAATTTGATGTTGATTGATTGCCATTCCACTTACCCCCCTGCTATTTTAATTTATTATTTAAGTAATCTTTTAAGTCTTCAATTTTAATTCTTTCTTGTTCCATTGTGTCTCTGTTTCTTACAGTTACACTTTGGTCAGTTTCAGTATCAAAATCGATTGTAATACAGAAAGGTGTTCCAATTGCATCTTGTCTTCTGTATCTTTTACCAATGTTTCCAGTTTCATCAAAAGTAGCATCAAATTCTTGTAATAAATCTTCAAATAAATTAAATGCTTGTTCTTTTTGTTGTTTTTGTAAAGGCATAATTGCAATTGAGTAAGGTGCAAGTGCGTATGGTAATTCCATAACAATTCTTTCACCGTTTTCTAATTGTTCTTCTTTATAACTTTGGCAAAGTATTGCCAAAATTAATCTTTCAACTCCAACACTTGGTTCAATTACATTAGCTAAGTATTTTTGATTTGTAGCTGGGTCAAGATAAGTTAAATCTTGTCCACTATGTTCTTGATGTTGTTTTAAATCAAAATCAGATCTATGAGCAATTCCTCATAATTCTCCAGTTCCAAATGGGAACTTAAATTCGATATCAACTGTTCTTTTTGCATAGTGAGCCAATTCTTCTTTATCATGTTCTCTTAAAATAAAGTTATCTTTTTTTAATTGAACTTTTTCAAGTAAAAATTGTTGTACTTTTTCAAGTCAGTATTCAAATCAGTCTGTTGTATCATCAGGTGAAAAGAAGAATTCTAATTCCATTTGTTCAAATTCTCTTGTTCTAAAAATAAAGTTACCTGGGGTAATTTCATTTCTAAATGATTTAC includes these proteins:
- the ispH gene encoding 4-hydroxy-3-methylbut-2-enyl diphosphate reductase, with protein sequence MKVLKVHKVTPRGFCLGVVKSIKMAKDALRLYPNKDIYMIGLLVHNKIVVSELEELGIKMLDDWKIPREELIKTIPKDSVVILSAHGTNKKVIELANQLGLICIDTKCEWVLETEQLIEKHLNLGYKVIFIGKENHPETLALTSLDKENIYLVTNIEQVNELNIKCDKIFATNQTTLSIIDTDLIYKAISLKYPQVLIKNDICEATYVRQNAVLQLNEKEIQLLYVVGDKRSNNTMKLVELGIQKNIRTIRIDTKNDINLEDLKNVETVAITAGASTSSVVQNQVIKFLEEL
- a CDS encoding Nif3-like dinuclear metal center hexameric protein, which gives rise to MAKIKANSLINYLNDLFPQSAAADWDKVGLQIEEVYNLESQDEIEKVVICLDLTKEVVEKAIEINSNFIISRHPFLFGEVEEELKDLAKKEIYDLLLENEIQVFSIHTNYDNSPNNNLIDLLETQFNIKSTDSVGEFNEGYKIKFLRDISIKEIVDKLKFIFGKQNSLLTKNTDMEKMVDRIYLTPGSGADTMKFLQLKDVMFVTGEAKWHEWLYADQNKIDMFTLGHYMENHFIDDIKVKLFKTFGDDLVVCDFDIKNLFQYV
- a CDS encoding tRNA (adenine(22)-N(1))-methyltransferase, with product MSFLTPRLFAIANMISDREVVADIGTDHAYLSIYLAKDKRASKIFATDINEKPLAVAKNNIMSFGVADKIELLLADGIEWIREKDLKISSCIMAGMGSGTILKILEDDCKNIDCYVISSNTDVEPIRKWAKSKKYFIEREEIILDNDIIYEIIKINKFAGQKIKTKEDLIFGPILYKTKHNQYFLTKWMEEEQKLTTLLNQIPKNEKKYKEFLKRKNIITKMLKKENSN
- a CDS encoding sigma-70 family RNA polymerase sigma factor, whose protein sequence is MERIKMALNLKKFETMEEFKSYLFNYLEKNDNEISQEELQDVLFKKFKDVEESEIEELYEELSKKNVVFTDELLDEEDLESLSSIEDNDDEDGDEETASELAEGFAERKRQQKDLKKANQNSGPVKYRVGGISNDTKIQDIIKSYFNQIGSSKILTKDEEVEYAKMLEDEDPEIAKEGRDKLITSNLKLVISVARKHLNRGLDFADLIEEGNIGLMKAVDKFDYKKGFKFSTYATWWIRQAITRAIADQARTIRIPVHMVETINKLTRIERQLTQELGREPTSKEIAKKFGKGITPQKVVEIKKLSIEPVSLEKPFGDEDDTHFGDFVEDKDISSPDEYAEKEALREVIDDVFAEILQPREEKVIRMRFGILPTKLRTLVRLAQECEDETYEDLKEAISVLDVHYDTSIEKVQRYKHKLIQLHLSKYDSPKTLEEVGKELKVTRERIRQIEAKTIRKFKPSASNPKAKVLRDFFKG
- the dnaG gene encoding DNA primase codes for the protein MAINQHQIDNLINKVDIVDVVSKYIDVQKKGRNYLSICPFHDDSDPSMHISPDKKIFKCFVCGTGGNVITFVQEFNNVTFFKALSIISKDYNLKIDGLNEGREAPKHTTAESRVLEINKAAADFFNGLIISNHAKLARAYLNERFIKKGEISKFNIGYAASEVELYEYLIKKGFEKKDIVNSGLIYSKGISNKCFFENRIVFPILDDEGNTIGFSGRAFKEGDEPKYKNSMENIVFKKSQLAYNFSNAKKEIRVKNEILILEGFMDVISLERVGIFNSVAIMGTSFTDFHVKLFSKVTKNFKLFLDGDKAGVKASLKTAMFLMDRKINVTVISNKTGKDPDELVIAGETNLINQMIKESLHPIDFAFEYYQGQYNIKDSNQLSDFVNNMVEIISHETNLIVRESSISKLSNLTGINEETILNYFTKLKNNPVISEPTPIIEREISNVYDEQGFVNNEMIEDHWMAGPDEEQGGFFMESLNDFDQVVKENHQAVSPSNNNKSISKNNLDILFARAKAKKNFSEAGIILDLLKSNENLELIEKNSVRFENTNLKLIAKFIIEKYKSNNYNGDDFQQIANELSNFNKKLEEVIYYMKNILFLEETGIKTKKAIEDAFDKIEVYKIAMEVIEYKEKIDSTNDYELQKTYLERIEWLLEKIKQIESKWRE
- a CDS encoding glycine--tRNA ligase; translation: MKLEMEKLIAHLKSQGFVFQGSEIYGGLANSWDYGPLGAELKSKLKKMWWDFFVKRNPYNIGLDTSIILNSNVWKASGHLGNFNDPLIDCKECKSRWRADKLIEEKFTDMNVGGWKNEELENFIKEKDIKCPKCGACNFTNIRQFALMFKTNQGVVEDEGSTVYLRPETAQGIFTQYKNSQRALRKKLPFGIGQIGKSFRNEITPGNFIFRTREFEQMELEFFFSPDDTTDWFEYWLEKVQQFLLEKVQLKKDNFILREHDKEELAHYAKRTVDIEFKFPFGTGELWGIAHRSDFDLKQHQEHSGQDLTYLDPATNQKYLANVIEPSVGVERLILAILCQSYKEEQLENGERIVMELPYALAPYSIAIMPLQKQQKEQAFNLFEDLLQEFDATFDETGNIGKRYRRQDAIGTPFCITIDFDTETDQSVTVRNRDTMEQERIKIEDLKDYLNNKLK